TAAGTTTATGTGCTTTAAGTGCAGTCTACTGCTTCCGGAAGTGATAAGTTAGATATACATGTCCCATCGCATGGAGATGCATTAACCTCATTATGGTTTGGTTCAAGGATAACTGTACTGAATGGCATCAGTCTCCTGTGTATCGTTCCACAGACCTAATTATTGTGAAATATGCAGTGCTGATGGCAGCTACTTGGTTCTTAGGCATATTGCCTAAATGGGACATTCAGTCCTTGCTAACTCAGCCAACACTCCATATTAAccatttttttccttctcttatcATGATGTCAACCTGTGTTGCCCCATCCTCACAACGAGCATTTCCCTTGTGCTAGTGTCTGTGTGCGGAGTAACTGATGCCTGAATCACTCCATTGAGGTTGACAAAGCTGGATCAGTAGCACTGTCATCATCATCTGTGATTCATCAGATGTGTGGTGGTTTTTACTCCCTTAATTCCTTCATTGGCCATCTTGATCTTCTATGCTGTCTTGTTAAAGAGGTGTTTTTCTCTGTTATCTTGTATAATGGAAATGCGTCTGTCATGGCTACGAATCATGCAGCCGTTGATGATGCCAGGAATGCTGGTGATATTTAAATCCTCAGATTCAATCATAACTACCCGGCTTGGATCTTTATTTTGGACCCAGATAGAAATAGTAATGGATATTGCCATACCCACCCTGCAGCTTTCTCTAATACATGGGGAATGAGGTCATCCAATAAATGTTTCATTTGCAACAACTTAGAAAATCCATAGATTCTCATGTTTATTCCCTTGCAAACATTAACAAATTGAAATTTGTGGAGTTTGTCAtagagaacaccaaagactttgatttactGATGGATAGCTGATGCTGGTTTTTATGGTTTTTATGTTTTACTCTCATCGAATTCGCCAAAATATCGAGCAGTGTAAATAAGATAAAACAACACTCATCTTTTTATTGATTTAATTTTTCTAGAAACCTGAATGTAGACAATCTAGCGAGCTAAATAAAGCTGGCTCCTCCAGTTGGTGGTACTATGCTTATCTGTTTATTCTGGTGGCACAAACCTTCTTTGCTGATCGATGCAATCTATTTGTCCAGATCATTTtctgttttcttgatttctcagcATACCAAGTTTTGTTGTTATATGATAATGGTTATGATTTCTGACCTAGAGTTGCTTAAATCACTATTTATTCTTACTTTGCTTGCCTCTGCTTGGAATGCTTAAAGGAATGTGTCAAAAGGCGGGCTTTAAAGTCGGTCCAAATTAATCCACACTGCTCAGATGCAGCTGCAAGGGATGCCGTCGAAGCTGTCTGGGATATCTGCTACAATGACACTTACCCCTTCGAGAGAGCTCCGTAGATTCAATTCTAAACTGCATCACTTGAACCATCCCACTATTGCTCTTTCATGTGGGAATTCGTTTGTTCCATCCATTGGTTGGTAATTCTATGAAGTCTTGGACATCGGCCTTTTCTCTGTTCACCCGGTGCCTACGTCATCGGTGCCTACGTCATCGACTTGAACAGAAATGCTGATTTTTATATGTTGGAAGCTCATTTATTGATATTGTGATCCTGTACACCAATTCATGGGGGTAAAGCAAAGACGTTCATTGCATCAAACAGATGGATATGTCCAGGGATCATTGTTAGCTAGATAGCTTGCTGCATACAATACATGGAACTTGTTAACACGACAGACAGACAGACGAGATACAATGGTTAACCGCCACCGTTTGTTTGATATTAATTTCCTCACAGGAAAACATTTAGGTCATTAGTTTTACtgacgaaaatataaaaaatgatagataaaagAGTAATTTTAACTATACAATTATatttttggtgatgatgaacgaTGATATCGTTGGAGATCGTAAGTGGTTATTGTGAATGAGGATGGAGAACAATCAAGAGAGGTGAAATAAAAGGATAAAAGGAAGAGGAAGACTTAGATGTCGTTGGTGTCGCTTGGTAATTGTGTCGGCGTAGACGTAGATGTAGGGCAGTGAAAGGATTGCTCAGCATCTGCATCAACACCAATGTCGATGCAAAGCAACTGTGTCAGCGTCGACGTAGATGCAGAGCAGTGAGAGGATTGCTCAGCATCTGCATCGACGCCAATGCCGATGTAGAAAAACATTAACATAATTGTCGAGCAATGCATGCAAATGCCAAGCGACCCTTTTGTCGCTCTGCATCTATGTTGACATCGCTCGGCAATTACTTCGACGTCAACGTAAATGCAAAGCGACAAAAGGGTTGCTCGGCATTTGCATATGCATCGACGTAATTATCGAGCAACGCCGACATCTGcatcgtcctcttcctcctctctttttgTCTCACATCTCGTAgtcgctctccctcctcatccacaacattcACTCGTAACCCCAACGATCTCGTTATCCACCACCATCAAAAACATAATCGgaacattgaaattatttttttgcttattgtttTGATACTTTCTTCTATAAATATAAAATCAATGAGATTGAGATAAATAGAGTTAGATATCTTctataaatataaacataatgtATGAAAGTAAATAGCACGCTTACCAGTCTAATTGGAAGGCCTACGAAGTTCAATTTTGATGAATTGCCTTCCATTTTCGTTTGAGAATGAACATATTTGCAGGATTTCCCATACTTACAACCTCCTGGCATTGTGTAAAACTGCAGAATTTATCATATATAACTTACATTGCATTCAAAAATTACTTCACAAAATCATGTTTGTGACATGTGCATATTTCTTACAGTTGTGTGTGAAATGATCAAAAATAGCTACGTAAAATACATGGAAATCTATAAATTACCTTGCATTCTATCTGTCCACCCTTTTCCAAAGTGGTTTCTTTACACTTTTCCATAGCAGCCTTTCATATGAAGATTCAGaaacaaaataacaaaaaaatttacaAGATATCAGAGGCCTGTAGCATTAAGTAAAACGAATAGTAATGTAAAAGTTCCTCTAGGTGGCACAAATCACCAATAACATCCTGTacttattgaaataatgatttacAGGATTGTTTCTTCTTTCACAATCTTGAGTGTTTTTCTCTTCTCTCATGCACTCTAATTGCAATGTAATTTCTAAACATTACTAAATGAAATGAGGATGATGCTATGAACGTGaaagatctaaaaaaaaaaaagttcacaagTAGGCAGGTCAATGTGGAAGAGAAAAGCTAGTATCTAAAAGTCATTCCGCAAAACCaaacttaatttgttgcataaataaaaaaaaaatctgaattaTAGCTTCCTGGACTTACCTTGTGTTCTATCAGGCCACCCTTTCCCAAAGTAGTTTCTTTACCCTCCTCTGTGCCAGCCTTTCATATGAAGATTTAGGAACAAAATAACAAGCAAATTTACACCATATAAGGTCCATGGCAGTAAGATAACATGATATTAATGCAAAAGTTCCTCTAGGTGGCTCAAATCACTGACAAGATGAGAATGATAATATGAACGTGGaaaatccaaaagaaaaaaagacaagtGGTTATGTCAATAATGAGGAGAAAAACAAATATCTAAAGGTTGGTCTACAATACAGAACTTTATCCAATGTATAAATTATAAACAACACAACATCACAAACATAGGCTTTAAAATTACCTTGAATTCTGTCTGTTCACCCTTTTCTGACGTGGCTTCTTTACCCTTTTCCCTAGCAGCCTTTCCTATGAAGATTAAGAAACAGATAACAAGCAAATTTACACCATATCAGAGGCTTATAGCATTATATAAAATGACTGGAAATGCAAAGTTGCAAACGTTCCTCTGGGTAGCCCAAACCACCAACATCCTTTTTGATATAATGATTCATGTGATTGTTTCTTCTGTAACAGACTTTTAAGTTTTTTCTCTTCTCTCATGAAATCTATTTGTGCTGTAATTTTAAATGAAAACTAAATCAGATGAGAATGATAATATGAATATGGAAAATCCAAAAGAACAAGCAAAATGTCGGTACGTTAATAGGGAAGAGGAAAGCTAATATCTACAAAACCGAGCTAAATTCATTGCATAACTTAAAGATAACATCCCAAGCTTAATCATTTGGGATTTTGGACATAAAGCTGTTATTTATAGTAGTAATAAAAAATTACAACTTAATAATCCACAAAAAGGATCCCAAAAGAGACACTTAGAAGTCTCCAAATACATGTTATAGCAACTAACAACTATAACATATTAGGACTCTCTGGACATGTTTGGTTTAGTTATCCAAAAGGTCTTCTGTAGCTTAAAAAGCAAAAagccaaaattaaaattaaacctTTATAAAATTCCAGGTGTTTGGCAACATCATTCAAGTAAATCTTTGGAGAAGTCAGAATTTCcttttagaagaagaggttaagATCTTTCAATTTCCTATAAAAGATTTATTGATAGAATCTCTCTTTATCCTGAGATTCACCACTTGTAATTATGCAAATTGCTACCAACCACCTTCTATTTATCACCATCACCTCCGACCCTGCCACAGCTAATGCTAACACCACTGCAAGTCACTGCCACAACTGACCACCACTGCTACTGCCACCAGCCACTACAACAGTCATCATCGTTGCTGCTACAATTACCAAACTGTTACTACCACCACTATTGGAACCACCAGTACCCACTACCACTGCCATTGTCATCACCACCATAACTGCCATTGCAGCAACTTTaccactaccaccaccaccattaCCACTTCTGTCCTGCTACTACGCTGCAACCATTGCTACCACAAATATTATCATCATTATCATGACCACCACCAGAATAATTGGCCAACTCCACCCTTAGAGCCCGACCTCTAGTATTTCCATCACCTTGGCTAGCATCATTGGTGACCATAACAGTGGACTTATGGTATGGAAAAATGCTGACCTTGTAATCTTGCTGCTCTGATCTTCCGGAAAGAGTTTGTTTCTCCTCTGGTAATGATAGCATGTCGACCTTCTTGTCTTCATGCTCTATCCTTTCTGGAAAAGATTGCTTGTCCTCAGCAGCCTATGAGGTCCACAAAAGAATTAAACAAATTATCAGTTCAAGTCACAAAATTAGAAGGCATTAAAAGAATATAGCCTTGTATGATTTGGGCCATTTGGCTCAATTGTTTCATTTTAaacaaatacaaaataaaatGAAAGAGCAATTTAAGAATGAAATTATTGACCTTTATCTCTGTCTGCTCCACTGTTCTTAAGAGGATTGCCTTTTGTTTTTCCTCTGTtttctttaaagtttaaacaagaAGAATAAGAGGGAAAAAACACCACATCGGTACTAGCCAATTAACTTATTTAAGTCAATTCATAATTAGAAATGGAAAATATGCTCAATTCATACATCCTTATGTTCACATGAcaaaaagtaataaaaaatgtAGCCCTTTAAACAAAACTAGACCTCTGAATTAATAAACCAATGATAAATTAGAAGATTTTATGAAAATGTTACCTCACATTTTAATTGCATGAAGCTATGGgcaatctccttttctttctcatCAACCTTTCCAAGAATTTCAAATATTCCACATCAAAGCAAATAAAGGTACTATTCCAATAAGAACCTTACAACATATACTCCAGGACTAATAGATCACTACAATTATCTGAAAGGCCATAAAAAACCTACACTAGCATCATACATTTATGGGTCCAGGAAAACCAAACAAACCTAACTAACATGAAAGAATACTTGTACAATCTTTATATAAAAGAACAAAGTCAATAGTGAAATTGCTTACTCTGCATGATGTTTGTACCTCCATTATCAATGAAGATTCTTCATGCTCTTCTCTAGCGGCTTTCTAAATAGTTAGGACAAGAAAGGAGAGAACATGATCAACGATAACATCAATCCAAAGTAGAAACCTGTGTTGATATTAGGAGATTGCCAAGATGATAATGATTTTTTCTAGAAAATAAAGTAATTAACTTTTCTTGCATATGCAAATGCAATGGTACATTGGAAGATAATCAGCCGATCATGTTGGACCTGACTGAAGAAGAGCTTTAAGTATCTTGTTTAATGTTCACAATGACACCATTACATAACTCTGTTTCATATCTATAGGAGTATAAAACTAACACTTCGAAGGTGTTAGCTAGCTTAGCTGGTGGTAAAGGCTTTGATAGTATATCACAAGGTCTTGAGCTTGAATCCTGCCTTCGTCACTTAtcctttgccaaaaaaaaaactaatagtcTAATACTTCGCATGTCTTGCATCCCCTCAAGCCATGCCTTAAGAATCAGCTCAACAAACATATCAGTTCTCTTAATTCACCAAAAAATACTTACATAAATACTATATTTAATATTCGATTTTCACTCAACAGTCCTCTAAAGCTTGATAAAGGAACTCTTAATAAAATTTCCTAGTCTGGAATCACTTAAATGTTAAATCATTTGTATCAAGTAAATAACAGGGGAACCACACATAATATAATATCTACAAATTTTTTATACAAGAAAAAAACTTTTGATCTGTGTTCTGCTTCAGTTTAATCTGGCaattaaatatttcatttttCTGATTTAGCATGTACAAGGTCTTCTATATTAAATTGCTTGTTACATTCGGATGGCAGCATTTAAGCATAAGAATCAAGTACGAGAAAAATGATAACTGAGTGTGCTAATTGCTAAAAGGAAAGATATAGCCACATATGCCATTGTCTGGATAGTAACAACAAGGCAATCAGTAACCAatgctttaaacttttacaaattgCAACCAATAATGAGAAGAAAGTAAAGGTTCAAGGAAAAACAACTGACGGGGATAACAAAGTTGGAGTGTAATGAACTTGAAATATATATGGGTTTACGCATACCAATTCAGAAATggagcaataaaaaaaaaaaggacctcACCTAAGTAAGATAGAAGCATATCGTTTGGAAATAGAATGTTTCAGCATAAATCAATTTTAATGACTTGCCAAATACAAAAGAATGCATGTGCACAAATAACATCAACTATCTATATGAAAGAAATTCTAAAGGACACCAACAAAGTATTACCTGAACAACCTTCCATTGTTTCTTCAATGTGACCTGAAAATCAAGATCAACAACATCATCTATTGCAGCACAAACCAGACTTAGATACcaaataatatgaaaatacaaATTCTATAAAAAGGCAcaaattgatattttttaaaatttttggaaacTCATAAATCAACCCAAATTTACATTCTTAATAAAGAATGTTAGAAATCTTATCTCTCCTTTCTAGCATGAGATATATGATATGATTTTACAAGGCTTTTAAGATTAACATGATTTTAAAGTATTACATTAATTACATTGGTTCATAAAGACTTTGATGGACCAATGCATCTCAGTGTGGTACATTAATCCATAAATTCCGAGCCCTAAACccagaatcataaaaaaaatgctaCTGTATTATTATGAAAATGTAAACTTATTTAAAACAGATGAATACTTAAATAAATATAGCAGTAAAAAGATATGTTGACCTTCTCCTGATCCATCTTTTTGGAAGGAGTCCGTTCCTCTTTCTCAACAGCCTGTCAATAAGAGGTTGAcgagaaaataaaaacaaaaatagtACTTCATTTTAGATATTGGTAGACATAATAAGAAACAAATCCACTTACAAACAAAAATAATGACCTTTTTCTCAGTTTGCTCCACCTTTTTCAGTACAGTACCCTTTTGCTTTTTTTCAGCATCCTTTGGAGAAGAAACATTAAGAAGATAAGCAAAAGCTTTGTCACAGTAACACATAAATTGGAAAATATAAACTGCAGTCATACTTCatacttagaaaaaaaaaagcaaacgcAATTCTTATGATCACATGCttgaagaaataaataaaatgaatcaAATCATGATAGCAGCAGTTAAATATTACTGGATATGAAAATTAAAGGCCGATTGAACTAATATTGGTTGTAGATAAACTGACCTCAGGCTTGAAATTCTTTTGGGCaactttcttttccttctcacCAACCTTTCCAAGTTCCAGGCAATTAAATTATTCAATTTTAAAGGAAATATAAAGTGCAACATGGATAAGAATTTCACAGATTCTACTTCAGTAATGATAAAGTCATTATATTTACCTAAAACGATAAGAAAAATAAGTCTATGATAAGAAAACCAAAATGAATATAAGTAACTCAAAAGAACGGTTGGAGAAGAAACAATAAGAAGAATATTGACCTTTTTCTCAGTTTGCTCCACCTTTCTTAGTACAGTACCCTTTTGCTTTTTTTCAGCATTCTTTGGagaccaaaaaagaagaaaagcaaaAGCTTTGTCACACCAACACAAAAATTGGAAAATGTAGACTGCAGTCATACTTCTACTTAGAAAAAATAGCAAACGTAATTCTTATGATCGCATGCTTGAAGAAATAAACAAAATGAATCAATCATGATAGCAGCACTTAAATATTACT
This Musa acuminata AAA Group cultivar baxijiao chromosome BXJ1-2, Cavendish_Baxijiao_AAA, whole genome shotgun sequence DNA region includes the following protein-coding sequences:
- the LOC135612151 gene encoding uncharacterized protein LOC135612151 — encoded protein: MGQTTCKEFGKVGEKEKKVAQKSFRPENAEKKQKGTVLRKVEQTEKKVGEKEKKVAQKNFKPEDAEKKQKGTVLKKVEQTEKKVGEKEKKVAQKSFRPENAEKKQKGTVLRKVEQTEKKVGEKEKKVAQKNFKPEDAEKKQKGTVLKKVEQTEKKVGEKEKKVAQKSFRPENAEKKQKGTVLRKVEQTEKKVGEKEKKVAQKNFKPEDAEKKQKGTVLKKVEQTEKKVGEKEKKVAQKSFRPENAEKKQKGTVLRKVEQTEKKVGEKEKKVAQKNFKPEDAEKKQKGTVLKKVEQTEKKAVEKEERTPSKKMDQEKVTLKKQWKVVQKAAREEHEESSLIMEVQTSCRVDEKEKEIAHSFMQLKCEKTEEKQKAILLRTVEQTEIKAAEDKQSFPERIEHEDKKVDMLSLPEEKQTLSGRSEQQDYKAAREKGKEATSEKGEQTEFKAGTEEGKETTLGKGGLIEHKAAMEKCKETTLEKGGQIECKFYTMPGGCKYGKSCKYVHSQTKMEGNSSKLNFVGLPIRLQAI